One Thermodesulfobacteriota bacterium genomic region harbors:
- a CDS encoding rhomboid family intramembrane serine protease, with translation MRMHPETEGWEEAVPFPDDPEAARRRARIWSLVLEARGVPHRFDSRSGRTALLVPAALRPRAEEELLRYEAENRGWPPRPPPEPPTVRNDVRTWAVLVALGLFHDLTFQAPGRVFGIAVEWHRLGALDASRVLGGEVWRLVTALTLHADGLHLAGNLVLGGLLLVHVNRQLGLGLGLALVLAAGTLGNLTNALARAPSHLSIGSSTAVFGALGVLVGRAAWAAARRDWRRWVLPLGAGGGLLALTGVGGERTDYLAHLFGFGWGVAAGSLTRWPWPLRRVPRWKASAGLGLLCLAVVVGAWALALGKG, from the coding sequence ATGCGGATGCATCCCGAGACCGAGGGCTGGGAGGAGGCGGTACCCTTTCCCGACGATCCGGAAGCCGCCCGGCGCCGAGCCCGCATCTGGTCCCTGGTGCTCGAGGCCCGGGGGGTGCCCCACCGGTTCGACTCCCGCAGCGGGCGCACGGCGCTCCTGGTGCCCGCTGCCCTTCGGCCGCGCGCGGAAGAGGAACTGCTCCGCTACGAGGCGGAAAATCGCGGCTGGCCGCCCCGCCCGCCCCCCGAGCCCCCCACGGTCCGCAACGACGTGCGCACCTGGGCGGTGCTGGTGGCCCTGGGGCTCTTCCACGACCTCACCTTCCAGGCACCGGGGCGGGTCTTCGGCATCGCCGTGGAGTGGCACCGGCTAGGAGCCCTGGACGCCTCCCGCGTGCTCGGGGGCGAGGTGTGGCGCCTGGTCACCGCGCTCACGCTGCACGCCGACGGCCTGCACCTGGCAGGCAACCTGGTCCTCGGCGGGCTGCTCCTCGTCCACGTGAACCGGCAGCTGGGGCTGGGCCTGGGGCTCGCCCTGGTGCTGGCCGCGGGAACCCTCGGGAACCTCACCAACGCGCTGGCCCGGGCCCCCTCCCACCTGAGCATCGGCAGCTCCACGGCGGTCTTCGGCGCCCTGGGCGTCCTGGTCGGGCGCGCGGCCTGGGCGGCGGCGCGCCGCGACTGGCGCCGTTGGGTACTCCCCCTGGGGGCGGGCGGCGGGCTCCTCGCACTCACCGGGGTCGGGGGAGAGCGAACGGACTACCTGGCACACCTCTTCGGCTTCGGTTGGGGGGTGGCGGCGGGATCGCTCACCCGCTGGCCGTGGCCCCTGCGGCGCGTGCCGAGGTGGAAGGCCTCGGCGGGCCTGGGGCTCCTCTGCCTGGCCGTCGTGGTGGGGGCCTGGGCCCTGGCCCTGGGGAAAGGCTAG